The Tripterygium wilfordii isolate XIE 37 chromosome 17, ASM1340144v1, whole genome shotgun sequence genome has a window encoding:
- the LOC119982178 gene encoding 50S ribosomal protein L18 gives MACSLSASCAVSRAPTRSLISSDSHSTHSVKPTSLSWGSSFPSINIFANGLVTHLPKPRLNKDAFIQAAWTRRSRSEAAKRPSRKSWKQRTDMYMRPFLLNVFFSKRFIHAKVMHRGTSKVISVATTNAKDLRTNLPSLTDHNACRLIGKLIAERSIEADVYALSYEARKDERIEGKLGIVIDTIKENGIIFV, from the exons ATGGCTTGCAGCTTATCTGCTTCTTGCGCAGTCTCACGGGCACCTACTCGATCACTCATCTCCTCCGATTCACACTCAACTCACTCTGTCAAGCCTACTTCACTCTCATGGGGCTCTTCATTTCCCTCAATTAACATCTTCGCCAACGGCCTTGTCACACACCTTCCCAAGCCACGACTCAATAAG GATGCTTTTATTCAAGCTGCTTGGACCAGGAGATCTAGAAGTGAAGCTGCAAAGAGACCGAGTAGGAAATCATGGAAACAAAGGACAGATATGTACATGAGGCCTTTCTTACTTAATGTTTTCTTTTCAAAGAGATTTATTCATGCAAAAGTGATGCATCGTGGAACGAGCAAAGTGATATCAGTAGCTACCACGAATGCCAAGGATCTTAGAACCAATTTGCCATCTCTGACGGATCACAATGCATGTAGACTTATAGGGAAGCTTATCGCTGAACGCTCAATTGAAGCTGATGTATATGCATTGTCTTATGAGGCAAGGAAGGATGAGCGCATCGAGGGTAAGCTTGGGATTGTTATTGATACAATAAAGGAGAATGGGATCatatttgtttga